From Algoriphagus sp. NG3, the proteins below share one genomic window:
- a CDS encoding chondroitinase-B domain-containing protein: protein MGKFGTLIVLLTWTLFLGTSCTSIARLYNVREIELSDLPQALKNSKAGEVIYIKGGDYSDQNIVLSKRADKNVTIRPKIAGTVKVAGASTFTITNSNNLVIEGFLFERTTGATIVMDNSQNIRIENNYFFQCGSSHTNSIIRFKNAASDNRVINNTFDGSRALCIVVATSRDNPRDANNTGNEITYNYFVNTPSVKSAYPKSNGNGMEAIQIGLDFDETIGYKLKTKVFRNLFENIVGDGVEIISNKSSSNEIVQNTFLNNRSGITIRSGDGVKIEGNYLNLTSRGIRLFGADHVVRNNYIRGSNIGISLPSADFRKGGRMEYTGYYQQENIDISENVIIDPKNYAIQMGSGTRKLMPENIKLTSNRIYTLGSATDYDLGGKVDRSRIQYNSNETILSREDARSPDSRSSTVGDKKDNSVLAIKEVTGIDPFTSNDPKVGAEWRRPEIKNSL, encoded by the coding sequence ATGGGAAAATTTGGGACTTTGATAGTATTATTGACCTGGACTCTATTTCTGGGCACTTCCTGCACTTCAATAGCTCGATTGTATAATGTCCGCGAGATAGAGCTGAGTGACTTGCCCCAGGCTTTGAAAAACTCAAAGGCTGGAGAGGTTATTTATATTAAGGGGGGCGATTATTCAGATCAGAACATTGTGCTGTCCAAGCGTGCAGACAAGAATGTCACGATAAGGCCTAAAATCGCAGGAACGGTAAAAGTAGCAGGGGCATCGACTTTCACCATTACAAACAGCAACAATTTGGTGATAGAAGGCTTTTTGTTTGAAAGAACCACAGGTGCGACCATTGTGATGGACAACAGTCAAAATATCAGAATAGAAAACAACTACTTTTTTCAATGTGGATCCTCTCACACAAATTCCATTATTAGGTTTAAAAACGCAGCCTCCGACAACAGGGTCATAAACAACACCTTTGATGGCAGCAGAGCTCTTTGTATCGTAGTGGCCACCAGCCGTGATAATCCAAGGGATGCAAATAACACGGGAAATGAGATCACCTATAACTATTTTGTGAATACTCCGTCGGTGAAAAGTGCCTATCCAAAGTCTAACGGTAATGGGATGGAAGCTATCCAGATAGGCTTGGACTTTGACGAAACGATTGGCTATAAGCTTAAAACAAAAGTGTTTAGGAACCTTTTTGAGAATATAGTGGGTGACGGAGTAGAAATAATCAGTAACAAATCAAGCTCCAATGAAATTGTGCAAAATACATTTTTGAACAACCGGTCAGGCATAACAATTAGGTCAGGAGATGGCGTGAAAATAGAAGGGAATTATCTGAATCTAACCAGCAGGGGGATACGGCTTTTTGGGGCGGATCACGTGGTTAGAAACAATTATATCCGTGGATCAAACATAGGAATATCCCTCCCCTCGGCAGATTTCAGAAAAGGTGGGAGAATGGAATACACTGGGTATTACCAGCAGGAAAACATAGATATTTCAGAAAACGTTATCATAGATCCGAAAAACTACGCCATTCAAATGGGATCTGGAACCCGAAAATTGATGCCGGAAAACATCAAGTTGACTTCAAACAGAATCTACACCCTCGGATCTGCCACTGACTATGATTTAGGGGGAAAGGTTGATAGGTCGAGAATTCAGTATAATTCAAACGAGACCATATTAAGCAGGGAAGATGCTCGATCTCCCGATTCGAGAAGCTCCACGGTAGGGGATAAAAAGGATAACTCGGTACTAGCTATAAAGGAAGTTACAGGTATAGACCCATTTACAAGTAACGATCCGAAGGTAGGAGCCGAATGGAGAAGGCCTGAAATCAAGAATAGTTTATAA
- a CDS encoding glycosyltransferase, translated as MNIVVVSNNYPSHQLPSRGVFVYNLMQKLSKYHDITVISPMKITDFFKKKTCYGDEACHVVRPIYLSIGNRKFLGMDFEKLSFFFRKKATQRSFNQLKEEIDLIYCHFLNNGLAIDEVADKKKIPMVIASGESAYQSLGFVKSTRLSLLLKRTSRIICVSLVNSVYIHGLGYPKSKITLVPNAVDYGVFKPMDKHHCKKKHGINESDFVVGFIGHFIERKGPNRVIEAISKIGDPKITFVAVGKGDSLLPGDFVKELAPMANSKLPGIINAFDVFVLPTLSEGHCNVIEEVKACGVPVISSRGTTVEQQIDQNSGILIDPLDIHAITGAIRHLRDNPGIRESMVRHLLSVRGENTIENRAYKINTVLSEATLSY; from the coding sequence TCCCAAGCAGGGGCGTGTTTGTATATAACTTGATGCAGAAGTTGTCCAAGTACCATGACATCACTGTCATCAGCCCGATGAAAATCACTGATTTTTTCAAAAAAAAGACTTGTTATGGAGATGAAGCTTGTCATGTTGTCAGGCCAATATATCTTTCTATAGGGAATAGGAAGTTTTTGGGAATGGATTTCGAAAAGCTTTCCTTTTTTTTTAGAAAAAAAGCAACCCAAAGAAGTTTCAATCAACTGAAAGAGGAAATTGATTTGATATACTGCCACTTTTTGAACAATGGGTTGGCGATTGATGAAGTGGCGGATAAAAAGAAGATTCCTATGGTAATCGCCTCGGGCGAATCTGCTTATCAATCACTTGGTTTTGTGAAATCAACTAGGTTAAGCTTACTTTTAAAGAGAACTTCCAGAATAATATGCGTTTCTCTCGTTAACTCTGTGTATATTCATGGGTTAGGCTATCCGAAAAGTAAGATAACTTTGGTACCGAATGCCGTGGACTATGGGGTATTCAAGCCTATGGATAAGCATCATTGTAAGAAAAAACATGGGATCAATGAGTCTGATTTTGTAGTGGGTTTTATTGGGCATTTTATTGAGAGAAAGGGGCCTAATAGGGTGATTGAGGCAATTTCTAAAATTGGCGACCCAAAAATCACATTTGTAGCCGTGGGAAAAGGAGACTCGTTACTGCCAGGTGATTTTGTGAAGGAGTTAGCCCCGATGGCAAATTCGAAATTGCCTGGGATAATCAATGCTTTTGATGTGTTTGTTCTTCCTACTCTGTCAGAGGGGCATTGTAACGTAATAGAGGAGGTTAAGGCTTGTGGTGTTCCCGTGATCAGCTCTAGGGGGACGACTGTTGAGCAACAGATCGACCAGAATTCTGGGATTCTAATTGATCCATTGGATATTCATGCTATTACTGGTGCCATTCGCCACCTAAGAGATAATCCGGGCATCAGGGAGAGCATGGTGCGGCACCTTCTAAGTGTCAGGGGGGAAAACACAATTGAAAACAGGGCGTATAAAATTAACACAGTCCTTTCAGAGGCTACCCTAAGCTACTAA